NNNNNNNNNNNNNNNNNNNNNNNNNNNNNNNNNNNNNNNNNNNNNNNNNNNNNNNNNNNNNNNNNNNNNNNNNNNNNNNNNNNNNNNNNNNNNNNNNNNNNNNNNNNNNNNNNNNNNNNNNNNNNNNNNNNNNNNNNNNNNNNNNNNNNNNNNNNNNNNNNNNNNNNNNNNNNNNNNNNNNNNNNNNNNNNNNNNNNNNNNNNNNNNNNNNNNNNNNNNNNNNNNNNNNNNNNNNNNNNNNNNNNNNNNNNNNNNNNNNNNNNNNNNNNNNNNNNNNNNNNNNNNNNNNNNNNNNNNNNNNNNNNNNNNNNNNNNNNNNNNNNNNNNNNNNNNNNNNNNNNNNNNNNNNNNNNNNNNNNNNNNNNNNNNNNNNNNNNNNNNNNNNNNNNNNNNNNNNNNNNNNNNNNNNNNNNNNNNNNNNNNNNNNNNNNNNNNNNNNNNNNNNNNNNNNNNNNNNNNNNNNNNNNNNNNNNNNNNNNNNNNNNNNNNNNNNNNNNNNNNNNNNNNNNNNNNNNNNNNNNNNNNNNNNNNNNNNNNNNNNNNNNNNNNNNNNNNNNNNNNNNNNNNNNNNNNNNNNNNNNNNNNNNNNNNNNNNNNNNNNNNNNNNNNNNNNNNNNNNNNNNNNNNNNNNNNNNNNNNNNNNNNNNNNNNNNNNNNNNNNNNNNNNNNNNNNNNNNNNNNNNNNNNNNNNNNNNNNNNNNNNNNNNNNNNNNNNNNNNNNNNNNNNNNNNNNNNNNNNNNNNNNNNNNNNNNNNNNNNNNNNNNNNNNNNNNNNNNNNNNNNNNNNNNNNNNNNNNNNNNNNNNNNNNNNNNNNNNNNNNNNNNNNNNNNNNNNNNNNNNNNNNNNNNNNNNNNNNNNNNNNNNNNNNNNNNNNNNNNNNNNNNNNNNNNNNNNNNNNNNNNNNNNNNNNNNNNNNNNNNNNNNNNNNNNNNNNNNNNNNNNNNNNNNNNNNNNNNNNNNNNNNNNNNNNNNNNNNNNNNNNNNNNNNNNNNNNNNNNNNNNNNNNNNNNNNNNNNNNNNNNNNNNNNNNNNNNNNNNNNNNNNNNNNNNNNNNNNNNNNNNNNNNNNNNNNNNNNNNNNNNNNNNNNNNNNNNNNNNNNNNNNNNNNNNNNNNNNNNNNNNGTTAGACAGATAGAGATAGAACTGTTATAGATATACAAGCGTACAGTTGAACTTATTTTGAAAGTGGGTGGGTCTGATAGTGGGGGGAAGGCGCTGAAGCTGTAGTGTGTCCAGGAAAGCCATACTTCGGCGGGTTCTACCGGGTAGCGGGAAAATCCGGGCACATGAAGGCCGGCAGCGGTTAGAACATATGGGTTTACCCCCCGGGATATTAATGTGTAGTTCGTATGATGTTTCCATAGCAGGTCAGGGGTGTCCGGCGTTTCATGTAATTGTCGGaaagtctgtatgtttgtgtttatttgttgaGGAGATGTTAATGTCGAGAGGTAGAGGCGAGCGAGAGCAGTGGTAGAGAAGAGTTGAGACGTAGGTGAGGTGTCGAGGTTAGGAGACCAGTGTATGTGCGTCAGTGGTTGCTTTGCGTTGTCCTGTCCGACCCCAACCTCTACAGGCGAGACTCCACAGCACGAATCGGCAGACAACGACGCCCCGAGGGCCCGACGTCGTAGAGGAGTCGTCGTCGTGGGAGCATCCAGCCGGGAGGCCTCTGTGGACAAGACAAGCCTCTTCCCGACGGGCAGAGGAGTTCCTGTCGTTTCTCTGTGGTTCCGGGACACACCCGGAAGTGCACAAGCCGGCCGCCGAGGAGGAAGTTGGCGCGGGACACCTGGCAACCATTTGatgaacttttgttgttgtaaattgttatgtttttgttgttgttttgtaaatgtcGGAATGTCGCTGACCTACATTGTAGAAGAATTAGTAGTATTGTATAGaagtatgtaaaagaaaagcGGTGATGATCTTCCTGATAATATGTCCCGGtaatcaataattgataacagctgtcaacaatgtggaaattgttttaaaaaatgtggggtgaggtgtcacgaggtgacagcATGACAACACCCGTGGAGTGGGGAGTGTCATCCGGGTAATGGGGAGCAGATGTAGAAGGGTTGGAGAAGTGACACGTATGAGGATAAGGGATTCGAGCCTGGGACTCCAagagagcaaggacgttacatgtTTAGCACAGCTCCGAATAAAGTCTATCTATCCgcaaacatcatgcctctgtcctgattcTACTTGACTCAcaccatgccaccgtgacatTTTTTACTCTTATTAGAACCAACAGGGtaaaatgtatacatatatcattattGGTCCTGAAGAAAGCAAATTTGATCTGTGTGCACCTTTTAATTACTACCTTTTAATAGTGTCAGAAGAAAGTTTAGAATTGTTCTACATATACATTACCATGTTTAATTTTAATTTCTAATATGTAATTTGCTTGATTTAAGAACTGATTTACGCCTGAAATTCAGCAAATGATATTTTACCAAATGTCATTTGGTGTGTCCTTAGAGTACCTGCTATTTATAAGCATCTCGCTAGGTGCGCTGTTGTGCACGTGCGGTGCATGACTTGCAGGCTGCTCAGAACAGCTGCGCACTGGTCACCCTTCAGTCCAGCTGACACACACAGTGGCACGCACACGCCCCTGTCTTCTTTCTCCGGACTTTCTGGACATTCTAGTCAACGTTTCGCCATGGCACCCGAACCACAGTAAGTAGACACATTTAGCAAGGGGTCTAGTATCCGGTAAATGTCTGTTTCTTCCGCTGGGGGTGTAGAATTCGGTGAAAAGGAGTTACTTCCGCGTTGGGCCAGGCCAGGAGACATACCtgttgtatgcaaatgtgttaCATACAACTATCTAGGTATTAAAACAAGCGTGATCTAACTAGAACAGAAGTGTGTAGGGATTGTGGATAAACAGTGTTGATTTTGCTTTTGTATTGGGTCATCTGAAGTCATTTGAGGCTATTTTTCTTCTACAAATTTCATTGTAACGttactaatactagtaaacCGTTAAATCTTTCTTACATGCGATTTGACCTGCTTAATAAATTGTCATTGCAAGGTCCTTGGTCAGACTCCTTGGTCAGACCCATAGGTAAATAGAATTTAGAGTTATTGCTTAATGTCGTGTCAGCATTTAATTATTCAAGCGCTGTACgtagaaaaaaaatccttccTTCCCTCTCCGATCTATTCTTACCAACCCAGTATTTAGCGTTGTCATGGTTTGTAAGTCCTCAGTGTTTAACATTATGGGCGGGACTAGGGTCAACAGGTACACAAAGCTCATTGTAAGCGAACAGTGGCCCTCTAAGTAAACAGATGAACCTGTCGAACAACTCTAAGGTACTCTGCATTTTCTGTAAGGCCCCGAGGGCTCTCAATGCCAGGGTGAGATTTTAGAGCAGTCCACATTTCTTGGTAGTGAGGAAGTAAGGTGCAGGAAGTCAGGGTTCCCAGAAACTACTGTATCAGCTTTCAGAATCAGAGGCACAATCACTTAAGTATTTGATACATCACTAGTTTACAACAGTCTTATCTTTCACCTGCCTGGCAAAAGTATGTGTGTAGGCAAACTGAAGACACTTGCAAGTTGCCACGGTGACTGtcttattgaggtcacctgagttgtgctgaatgacagcttgctccagacccaGGGCTGGCCCTCCTATCATAACATAAGCTCCTCACacttcagcccctggctgccaagagagtgTAGTCAGCTCACTGAATACCAATACCAATAGAATAAGGGCAAATCAAAATAGGCTAAAAGCAATGTTCAGAAAGTATGAAGACCCTTATCGTGATGAGTCAGCAAAATGATCATCCTTTTATTTGTCATTAAAAACAAGGAGGAAATGGAGGTAACATCAATCAACCAATTAACCAATCAGTCAATTGATCAACTGATAAAGAATTTTAAATTTTGACTGACAGCAATGTTcagcaaaagaaaaattaataCGCAATGATACTAATATTTAAGAAACTGTCATCCCAATAGACAACCTTTGTCagttcaaggacgttatatactagtaacttatataatgtccttgattaATTATAGGAATGACTGAGCTTGTCATGAACACCCTGCAGTGCCCATCATAATGTTTCGCCCTGCAAAGTCCCGCTGCGTTTCTTTGTCCGCAACCCGGCATgactaatatacatgtataagttataacgtccttgagcATTCAAAAGTCAAGCTTTCAGCTGAATATAAGCTCTGTCCAAATATCAGCAACCATATGGCTTCTCAAATCTCCTTTTACACCCTGCCCTCCATTTACTTAACTTATGTAACTAAGTTTCTATGATTCAGAATGACAAGCACATTTATAGTCAACATTACTATCAGGGCTAAGTACAAAGACAAACACTCAAGTCAAGTTGAGGGCTCGATGAAGCTATTTCTTTCATTTGCCACTGCTAACAGCATGACTCTTGACAAACAATTTGCTCTCCaatttttttagtattagaatagtagagttttcttttacccaACCAGTTACAGTGTTAGTATTACCTCCTAACATTttgatgcctatcagacatctgctaaccagctgctgccgcgccgcgtgcctgcaaagctggtgtgttacgccgaacggcggttataccggctatatacagaCATCTtgctcagagcttctaactggagttctgtttCTCGCCACTATATCAGTATATGTTGCTGATGTATGTAGTGCTTTTGTggtgagaacacaatcccaaacgtggctaagtttaCCACCGACCCCCCATCACGGTTCATGACTTTTTAGCATTAAATTTTTAACTGAACATattaagttgttgttttaccttgCCTGGtttattgaatatttctctatTGTTATTTCAGAGCTGACATTGCCCTGATTGGTCTGGCTGTGATGGTAAGTAACCTCAACAACAGGTCATAAATTAATTCATATTTAAAAATTTACAGTTATGAAGAATTTGAGTGAGACTTTGCAGAGTTTGGTAGATTATGAAATGGCTTCACAAGCAGAGGCAAGTAGTACCTCAAAGACATGATTATGTCAAGGAAGTATATTTTTAGTACAAACAAATGAACTTCATTCATCTTATTATTTGTAATGAGTTTTGCTGTTCAAGCAACACTTTTTAAATAATTGCAGTTCTTTTTAATCTACTGTTAAATTTTCTTCTCTTTACGTTTTTTTCCAGGGCCAGAACCTGATCTTGAACATGAATGACCATGGCTTTGTGGTGAGTCCTGACTTTCAGATGGCTTCACCTTTGTCTTGATTTACGAATGAATGTTTCATTTGATAAATTCACAACCAAATCATATCCAATACTATACTATGATATTGATAGCCATGCCTGAATTCTGGACCTGGACATTCTAATACTAGGCAATGTCCCTTTGTTGGTTTCAGGCACTGAAGGAATCAAGTCATGACTATAATGGTATTAAGTactttttgaaatgaaaattggtATTCAAACCATATATTTGTACTTCATTGCACCAAAGGAGCAAAGATTAGAACTACAGGCATGTTGAACTCTTTTAAGAAATCTCAAGTGAACAACACCAGCCGAAAAAATAGATAGTGAGTgagttttttttgttcaaaatagTAGCTTCAATATCTTTTACAAACGTTCTTTACCAGGTCTGCGCCTTCAACCGTACTGTCTCCAAAGTGGACGACTTCCTGGCAAAGGAGGCAAAGGGTACGAAGGTCGTCGGAGCCCGCTCCATGGAGGAGATGGTTGGGATGCTGAAGAAGCCGAGGCGAGTCATGATGCTGGTCAAGGCTGGCTCAGCTGTGGACGCCTTCATCGACAAACTGGTGGGGAATGTTTCTCAGATGTAGTTGTCAACAGAAAGTTAACTTAAAGTGAACGTCCATGCTgcagtgagatatttaggtgaATCTATCACTACCAATTTAGTCTAATTTCTAGTACAGTACAAGCCTTATAGttatacttatgaccccctcctgcaaaagtggtgtgtatCTGATCACATAACTGCAGGAGATACTAGCTAGTAGATTAGggtcattcattctgtgaacaaggtcaacGAAGTTCGTTCGAAAATTCAGAGGGGTCCCTATAGTGTTAATTCTAGTATTGGATGTCAAGTGTTCGCATTTTCTGTACAGTcaaagccatttaattgcacaccctgtttgacaatgtattttgtgcaattattcacctcacctcattcaggtggtgcaataatgcaaagttatctagctgcACCGCACAACTACAGCGTTTGGGAATTCattgcaattaactggcttctactgtactatgcAGAGACCTTGCCCTGTTGAACACAGGGTTTGGGCATTTTATATAATTTACTATCTTCTACTATACTATACAGACACCCTGCCTATAATAATGCCAAGGACATtatcaacaaacaaactcacctaACACAAAGGGCTTTAGGTACATCACTGGTTTTCTGTTTAGTTAAAAATTTGATCACGACTTTCTAATTCATTATTGATGGTTGTCCTCAGGTGCCCCTGCTGGAGAAGGGTGACATCATCATCGATGGTGGAAACTCAGAGTACACAGACTCAAGGGTATGTCTGGAGTTTTATAAGGATTAAAACCTCATTATGAAAAATCAAAGTCAACGGTCCTCTATTGCAAACCTTGGACTTATGAACAACTTGCGTTGgtagtcctcttttcacccacagtaagtccaatggtctgaaaatgggcttactcagggaggactgaagatggacttactgccATAATTGGTGTGAAGGACTTACTCTGGAtaatagtccaccaaaactaAAACAAACAGTCTTCAGACGTAgcaaaatggggtggacttactcTCCCTCTGGCTCAAGTAAGTCCATGTTcagtctacaaaatgtacattcatCCTCTTTTAGGTCCCAGGTTTGAAGTAATACTAAGGTAGCTGTATAGCGCCACTATTGTTTCAAGGATTCTGAGGATAGCTTTCATTCACCCTACTTTTTGTAGTATAAGACTAGAAACCCTTTATTTAACTCTAACTCCTTGAGAATATAACCATTTCCTCCACGCCTACAGAGAAGGTGTGCAGCTCTGAAGGAGAAGGGTCTTCACTTTGTGGGCAGTGGTGTGAGCGGGGGTGAGGAGGGGGCGAGGTATGGCCCGTCCCTCATGCCGGGGGGATCTCCTGAAGCCTGGTGAGTAGGAGAGGGGGATGAGTATAGGTNNNNNNNNNNNNNNNNNNNNNNNNNNNNNNNNNNNNNNNNNNNNNNNNNNNNNNNNNNNNNNNNNNNNNNNNNNNNNNNNNNNNNNNNNNNNNNNNNNNNNNNNNNNNNNNNNNNNNNNNNNNNNNNNNNNNNNNNNNNNNNNNNNNNNNNNNNNNNNNNNNNNNNNNNNNNNNNNNNNNNNNNNNNNNNNNNNNNNNNNNNNNNNNNNNNNNNNNNNNNNNNNNNNNNNNNNNNNNNNNNNNNNNNNNNNNNNNNNNNNNNNNNNNNNNNNNNNNNNNNNNNNNNNNNNNNNNNNNNNNNNNNNNNNNNNNNNNNNNNNNNNNNNNNNNNNNNNNNNNNNNNNNNNNNNNNNNNNNNNNNNNNGCCCTTCCCTCATGCCGGGAGGATCTCCTGAAGCCTGGTGAGTAGGGGAGGGGGATGAGGAGAGGTGTGAGTAGCTGTGTGACCGGGGGTGAGGAGGGGGTGAGGCAAGGCCCTTCCCTCGTGCCGGGAGGATCTCCTGAAGCCTGGTGAGTAGGGGAGGGGGATGGTATTGGTAAGGTGTTGGGGGAAGAACAACAGAGATTGTAAATGATTAAGAAAAGAGTTTTTGTAGCTATTGATTACTTTTGTTTGATTGGTTTGATTTTACTTATTAAGATTGCAAACAGTACAATTGTGGGTcacagacagatacatgtatattgctagTGTTGTGACCCACACATAACATAATTGTACACTGACATACAAACTGTCCATTCTCTTATTCCTCATGTAGGCCACACATCAAACCAATCTTCCAGAGTGTTGCAGCCAAGGTTGGCGACGAGCCTTGCTGTGATTGGGTAGGTATCCACGTCAATCTTAGAAATATTAGTATTTGACACAAGAATCATTCTTCCATGTCTAAActgttatatatgtatatatatagataaaatAGTACCATTTTGGCCTAAAATCAAGATCATGGTTGATATTGTTTCCTCCATTTTCTTGATGCACTATTGAATATGGTGCTTATAGTGATAGATGTTTGATATTGATAGTGAGGTCATGTGGCATAATCAGCAGcactttgggctcaggcccaagaggtcttGAGATCAAAACCTGCcctgtcaccaatcttgtgctcttgggaaaggcacttcacacgacttcCCTCACCTCATTTCACATGCCTGTAGCCAGggggggggttcggaagaaggGCCTACATGctcaaaaggtccgctttttcagaCTCGAAGGTCTACTTTTTTatgttcaagatttttttttcaaaggcatgactgatttgcatttttccctgatagacatttcagccaatcgtagtgagtctatcagcaaaatttgccccagaaagtgcaggaaatggcttttcagagggtccagatttcaaaatttccccggacctccattgcgacgcctcgcgcctttggtgtcggacatggaaaaaaatatgtcgagggagttggcctcaaagacttacgcaAAAGCCTTGTCTTTTAATAGGAATTCCATTAGACTTCGCAAGCGATTTTcacccgtcaaaatgcaggaaatggcgtttcagagggtgaaaatttcaatttttccgggggagcatgcccccagacccccccaGGTAGACTGTGGCGCTCGATGGTCCTacaattactaaaaagaacccccccccaaccaaaatcctggctacgggaatgtttcactcaggtgaaaaatgaataTCTGCATTATTTTGTATAGCTTTGGCTAGATGGTGATTGTGGGCactgacagaagaaagaaaaaaaagaaaatattgctCTTTCTGCCTTACTTGAAACCCCTTAAGAATACAAGGCAGTCACGGCAGGGGTAAGATAAAGAAGTTGAGATTGAGAATGTTTCACTCCCCCAGGTAGGAGAAGACGGTGCGGGCCACTTTGTTAAGATGGTTCACAACGGGATTGAGTACGGAGATATGCAGCTGATCTGTGAGGCGTATCATCTCATGAAGGATGTGCTGAAGATGGACAACGATGAGATGAGCgcggtttgtttatttgtttgtttatttgtatagGATATCCATTAGAAACATGTTACATAGTAGTTACTATTCTTTCTGGAGTCATATACTCTAAAAACATCCTGATTGAATAATTCATGTAGGTTAAGGTTGACATTTATCTAACTTTGAAATGTTGCAATATAGACTTTTTGATATTTATCATCTATGTTACAATACAGACTATGAAAATAAGATCACATTTTGCATCTGATGGTGTGTCTTTCAATAATATTTGTCAATGTTCCTCCtttttcatttgcatatatCACATGTTTGAAAAGTCCTTTTATGGTACAAATTGGATTTATGAGTTGTCTTCATTGATTAGTCATGTGACTCCATTTGACCAATCAGGTTTATGAACACATGATCACCTGACTccatctgaccaatcaggtttGAATTCATCATCACATGACTCCATTTGACCAATCAGTCTTCCTGTTTTGCAGGTGTTCACTGAATGGAATAAGAGTGAGTTGGACTCCTTCCTGATTGAGATCTCAGCCAACATCCTGAAGTTCCGTGATGATGATGGGAAACACCTGCTGGACAAGATCAGGGATGCCGCTggacaggtcaggggtcacatTGTCTTGTCTCTCTTATCTCTTTCTTGTAGTATATGACATGTAATTATTTCTTAATCCTATTTCTTTTTTGCTACAGATAACATGGCATGCAtatctattttcttttattatcCTCatgaattttgtttctttgatgttttttttcaagcatACGTTTTGATGACCTGTCAATTTGTATATAGTTTGTAGTTTCAATATTTGCGGTTGCTTATCACGATCCATCACTGATAATCATGATGTTTGCTTTCCATATTTTGATGCTTTAAATTCTTGCTAGTAGTCTGATGCTGTTAGATTTATAAGGCTTCTTGAATACTGTTTTCTAATGAATCAGATATATAGATTAGGTACAAGATAacatttttcattgtgtacaaGATTTATTACTAGCTCtcaaaaacagttacttattACAAGCAATTGAATATGATTTTCTATCTTTGTCAGTGACACCGACGAAGGGTACCAAATGgttgtctaaaacgtctgaccgttcccaatatcatatccagttgtttgagtaacaactgccttttggcgtatcttattacctggatgtctaaccttcattgatgtattcCTCAACTCTGATATTTCATCACAGAAAGGAACAGGGAAATGGACGGCTATCTCTGCACTGGACTAT
The window above is part of the Branchiostoma floridae strain S238N-H82 chromosome 14, Bfl_VNyyK, whole genome shotgun sequence genome. Proteins encoded here:
- the LOC118430769 gene encoding 6-phosphogluconate dehydrogenase, decarboxylating-like, translated to MTCRLLRTAAHWSPFSPADTHSGTHTPLSSFSGLSGHSSQRFAMAPEPQADIALIGLAVMGQNLILNMNDHGFVVCAFNRTVSKVDDFLAKEAKGTKVVGARSMEEMVGMLKKPRRVMMLVKAGSAVDAFIDKLVPLLEKGDIIIDGGNSEYTDSRRRCAALKEKGLHFVGSGVSGGEEGARYGPSLMPGGSPEAWPHIKPIFQSVAAKVGDEPCCDWVGEDGAGHFVKMVHNGIEYGDMQLICEAYHLMKDVLKMDNDEMSAVFTEWNKSELDSFLIEISANILKFRDDDGKHLLDKIRDAAGQKGTGKWTAISALDYGMPVTLIGEAVFARCLSSLQQERVDASKQLPAPEGPKFKIDKPAFVEQIRKALYASKIVSYAQGFMLLREAARQFNWNLNYGGIALMWRGGCIIRSRFLGNIKEAFVKNPNLNNLLLDDFFKAEIAKCQESWRQVVSMAVTAGVPVPAFSTALAFYDGYRAARLPANLIQAQRDYFGAHTYELLDSPGKFQHTNWTGTGGDVSAGTYNA